A region from the Chloroflexota bacterium genome encodes:
- a CDS encoding amidohydrolase family protein: QYGLTDVAAGIVSFADLTLGAAVIPVLEAHIAASKSRFRGIRHINAWDASPDIVSTRKPPQGLLLDPKFREGFACLKKHDLSFDAWLYHPQLTELVDLARAFPDITIILNHIGGLLGTGPYAGKSAEVFHDWQREIAALAACPNVFVKLGGLGMPRSGFGWHEQTTPPNSTELAETMGPYYRYCIEQFGVDRCMFESNFPVDKISYSYTVLWNAFKHISEGFTPQERGALFHDTAVKVYRLQTK; this comes from the coding sequence CAATACGGGTTGACCGACGTCGCTGCTGGGATCGTGAGCTTCGCCGATCTCACTTTAGGTGCTGCGGTAATACCGGTGTTGGAAGCACACATAGCGGCCAGCAAGAGCCGGTTCCGCGGGATTCGCCACATAAACGCCTGGGACGCGAGTCCCGATATCGTATCAACCAGAAAGCCTCCCCAGGGGCTGTTATTGGATCCGAAGTTCCGAGAGGGATTTGCGTGCCTGAAGAAGCACGACTTGAGTTTTGATGCCTGGTTATATCACCCACAGTTGACGGAATTGGTGGACCTGGCGAGAGCCTTCCCTGATATAACCATCATCCTGAACCATATTGGAGGTCTCTTAGGTACTGGCCCCTATGCCGGGAAAAGTGCGGAAGTGTTTCACGATTGGCAGCGCGAGATTGCTGCGCTGGCTGCCTGCCCCAACGTGTTTGTGAAGCTGGGCGGGCTCGGGATGCCGCGCAGTGGCTTTGGCTGGCATGAGCAGACCACCCCGCCAAATTCAACCGAGCTAGCTGAGACCATGGGACCCTATTATCGCTATTGCATTGAGCAGTTTGGCGTAGACCGTTGTATGTTCGAGAGTAATTTCCCGGTCGATAAGATATCCTACTCATACACCGTTCTGTGGAATGCCTTTAAGCACATCTCTGAAGGCTTCACGCCACAGGAGCGTGGCGCCCTGTTCCACGATACTGCCGTGAAGGTGTACCGTCTCCAGACCAAGTGA